Genomic DNA from Hordeum vulgare subsp. vulgare chromosome 2H, MorexV3_pseudomolecules_assembly, whole genome shotgun sequence:
ttttttctttcgtgAGAGGCATGGCCATGCctctcaaaaataaaaaaatagtttttttttaatattttctgtgaggggcacggatttgcttccgcgggccgtgcctctcgaaaacgaaAAATGCGTTTTTTTTGCGAGAGAAACAATTTTGCTTTCGTAAGAGGCACGGATTTGcttctgcgagaggcacggtATGCCTCTCGAAAATGAAAGAAACGTGTTTTTCCCACCAAAGGCATGGTTTTCGTCttttttcatgaattttttttcgtcaaaacctatcaacatgggatctaattTTGAATATCTCGGTGCAAGGATTTCAACGGATAACATGGCTCAAGATTTAGACGCATGATttaaaagataaaacattttCAATAAATGGGTCTACAAAAAGAACTCCAGGTTAGGACAGGTAGCACACATGCAGTGCGTCATTTGTCGTAACATGTGGAAATGGTACTGACCTTTCCAAGATGTACACCTCAATTAGTGATTTTGAAATAATTTATTTGATGTCACCATTTGGCAAGCCAATAATTGGCAATATTAAAAGTGTCGAAAATTTGACAACTTCTTATGAGGTTAGCAAATTAACATGATAACCAAGCAAGCAGTACTCAATATTTGATATTTGTCAAATTTTGGCGTGTCAATTTTTGGTATCAAACCAGTCCTACCCTATATCTCGCGTTTTGGCGAGTTTACTTTCTGTCTCGCTGAAGCTTTCCCTCATGCGATGTAACCATTGGCCAGCCAATTTCGTCTATTTCTCTTTCGGTTCACTAGGTTTTTCATCGAGTTCAAAAAAATAGTTCGTTCACTTCACTTCGTCCACTGGTTTTGCTaggtctttccttttttttttgctttgtttCCACAGGAGTTTCTTTGGTTTTCctgcttttattttttttaaccacattttttgttttttttcttggtTCTAACTGTCCTCTTGTTTTCACTGGTTTTCTTCATTACTTTCTATGTTTtcattgttttttcttttctttccttttcctttgttttttctcGGTCTTTattatttgttttctattttctttctttttcttcacttttgtttttttggaatttttatttGTTTCTTTCTAGATTTTCCACTGTTTTCATTCTTTTACATTGGTTTCTTCACTTTTTCATTttattgttttgttttgttttttctattttttatcagGTTTCGTTTTTTTCAATTCACATCCTCTTTTGTTCAACACATTTAAAATGTGTTTTAATAGACATTCAACTTTTTTTCGTATATATCAGAAACATTTTTATGTACACGTTTAACATGTTTTTAATACATGATTATCCATGTTTGAAAAATATACTTTTTACTTATATTATTTCACATAttataatattttttatatatctaATAGTATTTTATAATACAAATTATATATTTATAAAATACATGTTTAAAAAAATtaatacatggtcaacaaatTATTTTTGTACATATTTTTTTGCACATTTTTGTTACCATTTTCAAATAAATTTAGGAATTTTATTAGGTggtcaacattatttttataaatatttaacaTTTTGCAAATTCTAGATTCACAATTTCCAAATACAAGGTTACATTTTTTATATTATAAGATCAACATTTTTAATACTtggtaaaaaatatataattttttaacATTTTTAAATGCTTGATTTACATATTTTTAAATACTTATTTAAAAAATTCCAAATGATTTTAttaatatttttataatacatTATCAAGTTTTTCACACACATTGTATATTTTTCTATACGCAGTTAACATTTTTCAACTCGTTATGTAAAgtttttttgtaatatatttaTTTTGAATATTTGATGTATAAACAAATTTAAAAAAGAAGCATAAAGCAGAAACAAATAAcataaagataaaataaaaataatgaggtTCTGGCCTCCCACGCACCTGGACTTGCCCATCTTGCGCTCCCCTTGACGCGAGGCCTCTCTACATCTCGCTATAAGCAAGACATGGGGGAAAACCCAAATTATCGACGAACTCACTGGTTAATGGATACCACATGCAGTGTGTCACTTGCCGCAACATGGAAGTTTTTCTTTCGTCTAAATTCGTTTGTTCAAAACATTTTATCTCTTGAACCATGTGTTCAAATTCCGAACCATTTTCATCTTGTATTTCTCACTTGATCATTAAAACCAAATCTCATGCTAAAAGGTTTAAAGAAACACAGAAGAAAAATCCCCTAGCCGGGAGCACGTTTCTTTTCTGCTTTATTTTCCTTTTCGAGAGACAAGGATATGCGCCTTCAGGAGATGCAAAATATGTGCTTGTGGTGGAAGCACACAGAAAACATGCAAAACGGGGCgcgatttattttccttttcgaaGAAGCACATTTTTTTTTTTGAGGAAACGAAGGAGCACAAATATGGGCTCTCGCAGCAGGACGGGCCGTGGGCTTACTTGCATGCGGGTGGTGCGCAcgtgcgacgacgacgacgacccgtGCGAAGCCGACCCAACCCACTCCAGTCGCGTCGCATTCCACCCCCGAGAGAGGAGGTCACGTGAAAAGAAGGGAACGGCTTGGACTGGAAGCGACCCGCGTCCACCACCGCCGCTTTCCCCGTCTCCTCCCCTCACCCTCACCCTCACCGCGCGGCGAGGCCGAGCGACCCACCCAGCGGCGAGCCCGGCATGCATCACGACCCCAACCCCTTCGACGAGGGCACCGCCGGCGACGAAAACCCCTTCTCCGTGAGccaacctccccctcccccttccctcTATCCGCTCACCTATCGCCCCTTCGTTCCGCGGAAAAACCCTCGCCGCCTGCGACGGGGGTAGTGGCTCGGCAGATCTGAACTCCCGCGTGATGTTTCTGTGGCTTTGCAGAATGGAGGAGGCCGGGGCGGGAAGCAGCAGTACGGCTTCAGGCCCACCGAGCCCGTcggcttcggcggcggcggcggcggcggcagcaggggCGACGCCACCGTCGATGTGCCCCTCGACAACATGGGCGTAAGGCGCCTCACGCGCTGGTCATCCTTTTTGTTTTTTTCGTTCGCGCGTCGTTCGGCTTGCACGAATCTGATGCTTCTGGTGCGCCGCGCAGGACTCGAATGGCAACGCGAGGGAGCTCTCGTCGTGGGAATCAGATCTGAGGCGGCGTGAGGCGGTGGGGTTTGCTCTCCTCTTTGCCCTTAAACTTCACTGTGGTTGGTTAGGTTGTGTTTTGTCTCACGGTGTTTGTTCTGTTACTTCAGGATATCAAAAGGAGGGAGGAATCGCTCAAGAATGGTGAGCCACTGTTTCGTTTCTGGTGTCAATTGTGTTTCAGTTATGAGTTGTGTTAGCAGCAGTGTGCTTAGGTCCTGCTTGGAATGGGTGTAAGTTTTTACGCCCGTATTTATTATACACGTGTAACTTACCGACCGCCTATTGTTTCCTACGTAAAATAAAAACGACGGGAGAACCACAAACGAATTTAAACGCTGATCCAAACGCAACCTTATTTTATTTGtgctttccttttctttctttgatGCAGCTGGAGTGCCCATGGAGGAGAAGAATTGGCCGCCATTTTTCCCGATTATCCACCATGACATCGCCAATGAGATACCGGCCAACGTGCAGAAGCTACAGTATCTGGCGTTCGCAAGCTGGCTTGGTACGTACTTGTTGGCTGCTGGTAGCGTATTTTTTTTGTAATCATTCTAGTTCGTCAGTACAATTATGCAATTTGGTTCTAATAGTAGTCTGTCCTGCAACAGTTTGGTTCTCTGTAATAACTAGCAAAGTATGTTGGAGCTGAGTTTTTTCTTTTGCTGTTGGTTATTTCCCTAGTTGCCTAGGATAAACTTTTAAGTTGTCTTGGATACACTTCTGGCCTGGGCTGTTTTGCCTCATTTCTAATAAAAGTGGGGCAGGGGGGAAACCCCTTTCTattaaaaaaaaaaaacaattatGCAATTGTGTTATTATAGGCTGTAGATATGGTTCATTTCAGAGTCACATGGTCATGATAGTTTCCGTTTTGTGTTATTTTGACTTACAGGAATTGTGCTCTGCCTCTCCTGGAACTTTATTGCTGTCATAgtctgctggatcaaggagggagGTGGGTTTTCATCACCGCCTATGAATGCCTGGGTTTTCTTGTACATTGGTGGATGCTGAATGCTTGGATTGCTTATGTTTGCAGATTCAAAGCTGTTCTTCCTTGCTACAATCTATGCTTTGCTTGGAATTCCCCTTTCTTACTTGATGTGGTATCGACCCCTCTACCGTGCAATGAGGTATGCTATCATGGTACTGTTTTAGCACTTTCACCTATCAATGGAAAAAGGACATCATGAGtgaatttattatttattttagggCTTTCCACCTATGCACATCACAGTGACCGTATTTATTTTCCCTAAATGTTCTGTGCCGACCTGCAATATTTACTAGCATCGTTTCCATCCACCGAAAATATTAAAGGTCAGTTTATGCGAGTTTAGAACTTCTGCCTGATTTCCTTGAAAAATTACTTATCCACACAATTCATGATGCAAGCGATAGCTACAACAGTTACAAAAATATTTTGGTGGACCTACACCAGCTACACATAATTGTTTCCATTTCATGTATCAGTGACCAATTGCTGGGTATAGTCGTCCTGAGATGATAGTTTGACACATTTTAGAAGTGACTGCATGTTCAGTCCAATTGTTTAACAATTTAAGAGAAAAACTGAACTGTGCATTATGATGTGTGGAAACATCTGATATGTTCATTTACTTCTTTAAACAGGACTAACAGTGCATTCAGTTTTGGGTGGTTTTTCCTGTGTTATCTGGTAAGATCTGCCTGCAAAGCTTATTTAACTTTCTCTTGACATTTCAACTGTTGTaataattatcttatcacacggtCACATTCTTCATCTTGTTCTTTGGTGCAGATCCACATTGGTTTTTGCATAATTGCTGCCATTGCTCCGCCAATTGTATTCCAAGGGAAATCATTAACGTAAGCTACCACCACTTTTATTCAGTGAACATCGCAATTTCTGTGGTAAATTTCTATTGCACCAGTGTTACCATTTGGAACACCTGGCGACCACCACACTGAGAGTATTTTTATTGAAACCAACAGGATGTTGACAATTAATAAAAGTCAAACTTGTATGCGTAACAGTTGTATATCTTGTTTCACTATAGCTTCCATAGTATTGAGACAGCTGAATTTTTGAATTGCTTGTTTCACTATGTGCCTACAAGATCTGTAATAAATTGTTTGTGTATGCTCTTCTAGCATGATCTGGTGCCAGTGTTCTGGACTGACTGACAGTTGAATATCTCAGTATCTGATggaatatattatcattctacatTGTATTCAACCAGTATAGTATGTAGCCGGTTGACATTGAGTATTGACTATTGAATGGGTGGCTGTTAT
This window encodes:
- the LOC123427770 gene encoding secretory carrier-associated membrane protein 6, with protein sequence MHHDPNPFDEGTAGDENPFSNGGGRGGKQQYGFRPTEPVGFGGGGGGGSRGDATVDVPLDNMGDSNGNARELSSWESDLRRREADIKRREESLKNAGVPMEEKNWPPFFPIIHHDIANEIPANVQKLQYLAFASWLGIVLCLSWNFIAVIVCWIKEGDSKLFFLATIYALLGIPLSYLMWYRPLYRAMRTNSAFSFGWFFLCYLIHIGFCIIAAIAPPIVFQGKSLTGILAAIDTFSEHLIIGIFYFVGFALFCLETLLSIGVLQKVYMYFRGHK